The Quercus robur chromosome 3, dhQueRobu3.1, whole genome shotgun sequence DNA segment AGTCATGCACCCTACCAAACTTCCCACAAAAATCACATGAATCTCATGGCCATACAGTAGGATTTAGATGCAAATTCACCAAAACTTCAACTACTAGACAAAAGCATATCCATTTACATGCTAGGAATTTATTCATGaacaaaaatgtaaatacaaaagatgtcttttttattttttgggtacaaaCTTAATTGTTTACTCAGCATCAGTCTTGGAAGTCCTTGTACACAAATTCTGAGAGCACTTATCCTATTCCCATaccaattaaacaaaaaatcaatttacaaagaaattgattttggGTGAATTCTCTGATAATGGTGGGtgttacaaattttttctttatttgatggaaGATGAGCTTTGGATTtggaaagataaaaaaaagtgaaactgTGTCATGTCCTCCTAACAGAGACTTTTCTAAATTTggcaatctctctctctctctctctcctctcttttttttccctttgtgtTGGCTATTGAGAGCTTAATTTTCACTTGGTGTCATTCCCACAGAAACTCCACTGTTGTATCCACGCCAAAATTTGAGCTGGGACACATCATATGCAACTATCTCTAGCTGCTAAATTTGGCGCCAGATGTAACACATTGCAGAAAAAATCAACaggctctaaaaaaaaaagacacacacacaaacatacacTCCCTCACAAAACACCACCTTATAGAGTTGTTGCCTGTCATGTGAATAAACATGCTAACTTCAGCCGGTAGTCACACAATGCTGCCTCCACACATTCAAGTTGTGGTGGTGATTACtatgatgatggtgatggtgatgatgatgatattgatTATGATGATCATGGCTCGCCATCTCAATACACCGCCTTAATCCCTCTCCACTCACCGGAAACTTCCACTCCTCCACTCTCTCTTCTTCAATATCTTCTTCAACCCCTTCTACcattttttcatcttcttcttcctcttcttctaccatttcttcttcttcgtcttctttttcttcttctaccatttctttttcttcttcttcttgttctacttctaaattttcttcttcttcttcttgttcttcttctatGCAATCTTGGATGAGGTGCAATCTCAACCTTCCATCTTCGCGAGAAGCACGGAGAGTGTCAGCCCGCTCAAGCCTGACCTCAGTGAGCTCAAGCCTGCCATCTTTCCTCACTGCACGCAGGAAGAAGCTCCTTCTTCCATTGTGATTCAAAGAAGAAAGCGGTGGAGGAAACTTCTTAACTTCACCAAACTTCATTCTACTCCTCCTCATCCTCCTACTACAAACCCCACCTTCATCATTACCATTAATATCATTATTCCTATCAACCTCTACACGCCTCTCATCTGAACTCTC contains these protein-coding regions:
- the LOC126717164 gene encoding protein FANTASTIC FOUR 3, which gives rise to MLLIPSSPSHKSSSNKHNQRAIPFHDLFFFLYNATQTPLHLLVFITMIMSLCKKSVHSFFNLTTSLDTTMNDPHKLSYNQCHSQISSSPSSFLSGGLGLVTANDTQHSPNVLESSSIKASSSSPPSSPCSSPPPKKDPGGNSGFFLDDIGDGIVDGLTSCTESLGFESSDERRVEVDRNNDINGNDEGGVCSRRMRRSRMKFGEVKKFPPPLSSLNHNGRRSFFLRAVRKDGRLELTEVRLERADTLRASREDGRLRLHLIQDCIEEEQEEEEENLEVEQEEEEKEMVEEEKEDEEEEMVEEEEEEDEKMVEGVEEDIEEERVEEWKFPVSGEGLRRCIEMASHDHHNQYHHHHHHHHHSNHHHNLNVWRQHCVTTG